A single region of the Biomaibacter acetigenes genome encodes:
- a CDS encoding tyrosine-type recombinase/integrase, whose product MTVEPIRDKVKIKQMYYYLNGKDPKYGLLFKFGLNTGLRISDILPIKVSDIFNSSGEYRDYLVLKEKKTGKEKKIKLNSALRKAIDLYIKEQKLSSDSYLFFSKKGDYIRRVQAYKVLKEAANVCGIENFGTHSLRKTWGYWTYKMSRYNIGLIMDTFNHSSQAITLRYIGVNQDQKDELYSLVQF is encoded by the coding sequence ATGACAGTTGAACCAATAAGAGATAAAGTTAAAATTAAGCAAATGTACTATTATTTAAATGGAAAAGACCCTAAGTATGGACTGCTGTTTAAATTCGGTTTAAATACAGGATTGAGAATTAGTGATATTTTGCCCATAAAGGTTTCTGATATTTTTAATAGTTCAGGTGAATACCGAGATTATCTTGTATTAAAAGAAAAGAAAACCGGAAAAGAGAAGAAAATAAAGCTGAATAGTGCTCTTAGGAAAGCAATTGATTTATATATAAAAGAACAAAAACTTTCATCGGACTCTTATTTATTTTTCAGTAAGAAGGGTGATTATATAAGACGTGTTCAGGCCTATAAAGTGTTAAAAGAGGCTGCAAATGTCTGTGGTATTGAGAATTTTGGAACTCATAGTTTGCGAAAAACCTGGGGGTATTGGACATACAAGATGTCACGATATAATATTGGTTTAATAATGGATACGTTCAATCACAGTTCTCAAGCAATTACGCTTCGCTATATTGGGGTAAATCAAGACCAAAAAGATGAACTTTATTCTCTTGTGCAATTTTAA
- a CDS encoding IS4 family transposase, which produces MQGKDTINSTLSQLFNPLFNKSILQNLISSGVDKYVKKLTTLKFIQLMVYAQLEQLQGLRDISNALNDDKFSEKIELDSISASQISRKLRSTDPKITQMLLKNTIQKTTKEMSFKDPMQNIGRIYLIDSSTISLCLSQYRWAHFRKTKAGVKLHLRLNFFEEGVTPDKAIITPARPSDKTQMDTLVVEDKDALNVFDRGYVDYEKFDNYCENGTRFVTRLKSNAQIKVDEELPLDPNGIIKREQYVYLGKENINRMKHRLRLIEVQNTQGEPIIIITNDFKITAKGIADIYRNRWQIELFFNWIKQHLHIKHFYGLSQWAVENQLFIALMTYCLLLLLKLKTCYRGPLLTIKRLLHTCLLEPFTSFVKKLYRPTRKSKGQRRKVDHETIFQETLRQVVQGEADFLDDLSYDPII; this is translated from the coding sequence ATGCAAGGCAAGGATACCATAAATTCCACATTAAGTCAACTGTTTAATCCATTATTTAACAAAAGTATCCTTCAAAATTTAATTTCCTCGGGGGTCGATAAATACGTAAAGAAACTAACTACCTTAAAATTTATACAGCTTATGGTCTATGCACAACTAGAACAACTACAAGGATTACGAGATATCAGTAATGCTCTAAATGATGATAAATTCAGCGAAAAAATTGAGCTTGATTCCATCAGCGCATCCCAGATCTCACGCAAGTTAAGAAGTACTGACCCAAAAATAACTCAAATGCTTTTAAAAAATACAATCCAAAAAACAACTAAGGAAATGAGCTTTAAAGACCCGATGCAAAACATCGGTCGCATATACCTCATTGATTCATCTACTATCAGTCTTTGTCTTTCACAATATAGATGGGCACATTTTAGAAAAACCAAGGCCGGAGTTAAACTTCACCTGCGCCTTAACTTCTTCGAAGAAGGAGTAACCCCTGATAAAGCCATAATAACCCCGGCAAGACCTTCTGACAAAACTCAGATGGATACACTGGTAGTTGAAGATAAAGATGCCCTGAATGTATTTGACAGAGGATATGTAGACTACGAAAAGTTCGATAACTACTGTGAAAACGGCACTCGCTTTGTCACCCGCTTAAAAAGCAATGCTCAAATTAAAGTAGATGAAGAACTTCCTTTAGATCCCAATGGTATAATAAAACGTGAACAATACGTTTACTTGGGCAAAGAAAACATTAACCGGATGAAACATCGCCTAAGATTGATTGAAGTCCAGAATACCCAGGGAGAACCAATAATCATCATAACAAACGACTTTAAAATAACTGCAAAGGGAATAGCCGATATATACCGCAACAGATGGCAAATAGAATTATTCTTCAATTGGATAAAACAGCACCTACACATAAAGCATTTTTACGGACTAAGCCAATGGGCGGTGGAAAACCAATTATTTATTGCGCTGATGACCTATTGCTTATTGCTGCTTCTAAAGTTAAAAACATGTTACAGAGGGCCATTACTAACTATCAAGAGATTACTGCATACCTGCCTTTTAGAACCATTCACAAGCTTCGTTAAAAAGCTTTACCGACCAACGAGAAAATCCAAAGGCCAACGACGGAAGGTGGATCATGAAACAATTTTTCAAGAAACCTTAAGGCAGGTGGTACAAGGCGAAGCAGACTTTTTGGATGACCTAAGTTACGATCCAATAATTTAA